In Chitinivibrionales bacterium, a genomic segment contains:
- the secF gene encoding protein translocase subunit SecF has translation MQFFKSTNFNFIGNRKKAFVFSGILLLITVVSLIVNKGPNLSIDFVGGTVVQLKFENSIKDDIGQIRSVIDQLEYGSPEVKTIGKPEDNEIQITVKATESKGESVGDNIKKAVATNYPDNPFELRREEKVGPKIGGELQQKAVLAILLSLLAIVIYIGIRFHLPFGIAAIVALFHDVLITIGAFAFLNLIPNVDVELSLPVIAALLTIVGYSLNDTIVVFDRIRENMGGSVIKRNLEERINSSINQCLSRTIITSLTTFAVVLTVFIAFINSGAIIKDFSLALLVGVISGTYSSIYIASPILVLWNQKWTIK, from the coding sequence ATGCAGTTTTTTAAATCAACAAATTTCAATTTCATCGGCAACCGGAAAAAGGCATTCGTTTTTTCGGGTATCCTGCTGCTCATTACCGTTGTATCGCTGATAGTTAACAAAGGCCCCAACCTTTCAATCGACTTTGTAGGCGGTACAGTCGTTCAACTCAAGTTTGAAAATTCGATTAAAGACGATATCGGACAAATCAGATCGGTTATCGACCAGCTCGAATACGGCTCTCCTGAAGTTAAAACTATCGGTAAACCCGAAGACAATGAAATTCAGATAACCGTCAAGGCTACCGAAAGCAAAGGCGAATCGGTGGGCGATAATATTAAAAAAGCCGTAGCCACAAACTATCCGGATAACCCTTTCGAACTCCGCAGAGAAGAAAAGGTGGGGCCGAAAATCGGTGGTGAACTGCAGCAAAAGGCTGTGCTGGCGATCCTTCTCTCGCTCCTGGCTATCGTTATCTATATCGGTATCAGGTTCCATTTACCATTCGGGATTGCGGCCATTGTGGCGCTTTTTCATGATGTGCTCATTACAATCGGTGCATTTGCTTTTCTTAATCTCATCCCGAATGTCGATGTTGAGCTTTCGCTTCCGGTAATCGCTGCACTGCTCACCATTGTCGGATACTCCCTCAACGACACAATCGTTGTCTTCGACCGTATCCGGGAAAATATGGGAGGGTCGGTTATAAAACGCAATCTCGAAGAAAGGATTAATTCCAGTATCAATCAGTGTCTGTCACGAACGATCATTACGTCACTGACTACCTTCGCAGTGGTCCTGACCGTTTTCATTGCCTTCATCAACAGCGGCGCTATCATCAAGGATTTCTCCCTCGCCCTTCTTGTGGGCGTAATCTCCGGAACCTACTCATCGATCTACATCGCCAGTCCTATTCTGGTGTTGTGGAACCAGAAATGGACGATTAAATAG